The nucleotide sequence GCTTCCCCTTTGTACCCATGGTAACGCAAATTTTTCACCATTATCTGCCAGTCCACCTTGGCAGGTTCAAGTACTGTCATCATACCAGGTTTCTTGTTGTGGTATGCTTCAGGAACATGAGAAAGTTCTTCGTCCACATGAACAATAAATTGCATTACAACTACCTACATACGGCTCGTTGACATCCGTTTTTGCACAATATTAAAGTGTTCATACGTAGGATGTGCATACCATTTGTGAAACATACTTACGTAGGATGAGACAGATTGCTCTGGTGTACAGATCTCTTGTTCTACATGTAGAGGTACTGATGAGACATATTGCTCTGGTGTAGGGATGTCTTGTTGTTCCTGAGCATGCTGTTGATATAAATTGATTTTGATTTGTGTGTGGATAATTTAATGAATAATAAGTAAATAATGAAATTTACCTTCGTGCCTATACTAGCATGGTCTTGCATCATACCCCCTTTCATGCGGATCTCCTCCATCTTGGCCTTGTCATCCTGCTGAGCCTGCTGTGGTTACAAACTGATTTTTGCCTTGTGTGTGGATAACATAATGAATAATAATCTTAGTAAATAAAGGAACGTACCTTCAGGCATGTATTAGCATGGTCCTGTATCGTATTTCCTTTCATGCGGGTCTCCTCCATCTTGGCCTTGTAATCCAGATCATTGCGGTCATGTGGTAAGTTAAGGTCCATGCCCACACGCGTCTGGATGTTATTGAAGCCCATCTTACCACGCTCGAGTTGTAGAATGCGGTCTTGCATTATATTCCCTTCCATGCGGATTTCCTCCATCTTGGTCTTGTGATTCGTGTCATTACGCTCCTGCTTCAACATAAGGTCCATGTTCGCACGCGCCTGCATGATATTGAATTCCATCCTGCCACGCTCGAGCTGCATAGCGTGATCCAAGTTCTTGCGCTCCTGCTTCAACCTTAGGTCCATATCGTCATGGAAATGCTTCAACCTCTGATCCATGGCTGCACGCTCCTctttcatcatctgttccatggctGCACGCTCCTCCTTCCTCATGCGGTCCACGGTTGCCCGCTCCTGCTTCAGATTCTTGTCCATCACCTCTTGCTCCCGCTGCATATTCTTGTCCATCTCTTGACGCGCCTGATGCAAGTACTTATCATCATCCACACAGTTGTGCCGTGCCTTTGAATCCATGGTCCCTATAGAAATCAACAGAACAGTGCTAGttacaatatgtttgaaaattgaaATATCTTTTAATTTGAAACTGTGACTATTCAACACAATGTGGCCGAACTGAAGGTATGGAGTGCTTGGTGCTAGGTCCTAGGTGCACTATATAGATCAAATTACTAACTCCCATACTGCTACATCCAATACTTACCATCTAACAAAAAAAGGTTGATCACATTGAGTATGGATTCAGTTTTGTTTTGTCAACCTAACAGATAATTACAACAATATATTTGGTACTAACACA is from Triticum aestivum cultivar Chinese Spring chromosome 3A, IWGSC CS RefSeq v2.1, whole genome shotgun sequence and encodes:
- the LOC123063054 gene encoding uncharacterized protein — its product is MDSKARHNCVDDDKYLHQARQEMDKNMQREQEVMDKNLKQERATVDRMRKEERAAMEQMMKEERAAMDQRLKHFHDDMDLRLKQERKNLDHAMQLERGRMEFNIMQARANMDLMLKQERNDTNHKTKMEEIRMEGNIMQDRILQLERGKMGFNNIQTRVGMDLNLPHDRNDLDYKAKMEETRMKGNTIQDHANTCLKQAQQDDKAKMEEIRMKGGMMQDHASIGTKHAQEQQDIPTPEQYVSSVPLHVEQEICTPEQSVSSYVVVMQFIVHVDEELSHVPEAYHNKKPGMMTVLEPAKVDWQIMVKNLRYHGYKGEADLYYIKPGCVPPEGMVKMSGQHDVDEMLHTLEGIKKCHFYIVKNCAFPDYSDDDMSEQDMSEEDIYACGYMDIGKRDMGEYGSSPKRKKIADNNTKKALDFGSSDEPLQ